ACTGAAGACGCGCCTTTTGAAAGAGTAAAATCTTGCTGTTATCATGCTTCATGGGACTTCTTTCCCTATTCATTTTTGCACTACTTGAAAAATATGATTTTAAGTGGTTTTCATCAATTACAAAGCATGTTTAGGGACttcattttgttgttgatgttgagattattttattaaatatacacaGACTGTCCCAAACGGGCACATACAATCTTACAGTCATTCTAGGATGGAAGGTTCAACAGGGATCTCTTCGCTGTAGAACAGTGCAAATGGCGACTCTCCCACGGGCAAAACAAAAtggtttaaagaaataaaaataataataaaaaatacgaCAGTCCCTCAATGGCTTGCAGCTACTGCTCCtgtggaagaaaaacacacaaaacaaagacaaGTGTTTTTAATTCTATTAATAGAGATTTGCGTGTTGGAgttaagtgtttttattttattgcacgcACAAACCTTTTCGCTTCTGTGCAGCAGATACGAGGACCTCAGGTCGCTCTGACAGTTGCCGTACGCCATGCCAAGTCCCGCTGCAGAGCCGAAGGAAATCGGCCAAGTGTGCCCTACAAATAATGAATCAGatacttttaaaatatatctttttttgaaTATCTTCTCAAGCACATCACAGCTTTATTAAAACACATCAGAGATGACGTGTTCAATAATTTTCACACTCATGTTGTGGAATTGTACTCTTCTCTGTACTTAACTTTAATATTCACATGCTTCTTTTTAGTGTGTGATGGTTCTTAGGATGAATGTTGTTGATGCTCGTCGAACAATAAAAGCACCGCATACTCTCAAAGATAAACTCCCATTGAATAATGTGCTTGTTTAGATGAGGCTGTTGCTTTAACAATATCAGAGATCCTCTGAGCTAAATTAAAAGGCCTGAGATGGGCTCCAGCAATGATCCATTGAAACTACTTACGTTTGAAGAACAGAACAGACAAAACGATTCCCAACCCCAGCCCAGTGCctgaaaacaagagaaaattgaAAAACCTTTACCTTTACGTCATGAGATGGATGACAATGCAACTTGTATTAACTGTATATGAGGTATGCTGCTAAAACTGATCCACTGGGTGATTATGCTGTCTTATACTGTcttccattatat
The genomic region above belongs to Pseudoliparis swirei isolate HS2019 ecotype Mariana Trench chromosome 9, NWPU_hadal_v1, whole genome shotgun sequence and contains:
- the micos10 gene encoding MICOS complex subunit MIC10 codes for the protein MSEKELGKKWDRCLADGAIKLGTGLGLGIVLSVLFFKRHTWPISFGSAAGLGMAYGNCQSDLRSSYLLHRSEKEQ